A genomic segment from Bacillus cereus G9842 encodes:
- the disA gene encoding DNA integrity scanning diadenylate cyclase DisA: MEENKQRVKSMINILQLVAPGTPLREGIDNVLRAQTGGLIVLGYNEQIKSIVDGGFHINCAFSPASLYELAKMDGALILNETGSKILIANAQLVPEASIDSIETGMRHRTAERVAKQTGSLVVAISQRRNVITLYQGNLRYTLKDIGVILTKANQAIQTLEKYKAVWNDGITNLGILEFEEVVTMSEVVHVLHSVEMVLRIKNEILSYIHELGTEGRLIRLQLTELLADLEAEAALLIKDYHQEKTQDHHQILKKLQDLANTQLLEDSDLVKLLGYPGQTSLEESVTPRGYRITSKISRVPPLIIENLINRFKTLQGVCRATIHELDDVEGIGEVRAKKIREGLKRIQEHLYMSRHN; encoded by the coding sequence ATGGAAGAAAATAAGCAACGTGTCAAAAGTATGATTAATATTTTACAGCTCGTGGCCCCAGGAACACCACTGCGTGAAGGGATAGATAATGTACTTCGCGCACAAACAGGGGGGCTAATTGTTCTTGGATATAATGAGCAGATTAAAAGTATTGTGGATGGTGGTTTTCACATTAATTGTGCATTCTCTCCTGCTAGTTTATATGAATTAGCAAAAATGGACGGGGCACTTATTTTAAATGAAACGGGAAGTAAAATTTTAATAGCGAATGCACAGTTAGTTCCAGAGGCATCTATTGATTCTATTGAAACCGGTATGCGTCACCGAACAGCAGAACGTGTAGCGAAGCAGACGGGCAGCCTTGTTGTGGCCATTTCACAAAGACGTAACGTAATTACGCTATATCAAGGGAACTTACGTTATACACTAAAAGATATAGGGGTTATTTTAACAAAGGCAAACCAAGCTATTCAAACGTTAGAAAAATATAAGGCTGTATGGAATGATGGTATTACGAATTTGGGTATTCTAGAATTTGAAGAGGTCGTTACAATGTCTGAGGTAGTTCACGTTTTACATAGTGTTGAAATGGTACTGCGTATTAAAAATGAAATATTGAGCTATATTCATGAGCTAGGAACAGAAGGTAGGTTAATTCGTTTACAGCTTACAGAATTACTAGCTGATTTAGAAGCAGAGGCAGCATTGTTAATTAAAGATTACCATCAGGAGAAAACACAAGACCATCATCAAATTTTGAAAAAGTTACAGGACCTTGCAAATACACAACTTTTAGAGGATAGTGATTTAGTTAAATTACTTGGCTATCCAGGGCAAACTAGTTTAGAAGAAAGTGTGACGCCAAGGGGATATCGAATTACAAGCAAAATCTCTCGTGTTCCGCCACTTATCATTGAAAATTTAATTAATCGATTCAAAACGTTGCAAGGAGTTTGTCGCGCGACGATTCATGAATTGGATGATGTGGAAGGAATTGGGGAAGTAAGGGCGAAGAAAATACGAGAAGGCCTAAAAAGAATTCAAGAGCATCTCTATATGAGTAGACACAATTAA
- a CDS encoding PIN/TRAM domain-containing protein, translated as MLKRIVQLFFLVIGGALGIYLIPKVINVLDIGAVPLLEGSYVRAIIGAIILFLTTFWLVDYIVQLIKHIEEALVKAPVADVLFGTLGLISGLIVAYLILIPIREFTIPVISTVLQVFFTLLLGYLGFQVGFKKRNELLGLFTLPQRGGKKKNNSENEEVEAEKSTTHWKILDTSVIIDGRIADICQTKFLEGTIVIPQFVLEELQHIADSSDALKRNRGRRGLDILNRIQKEMPIPVEIYEGDFEDIQEVDSKLVKLAKITGGTVVTNDFNLNKVSELQGVTVLNINDLANAIKPVVLPGEELNVYVVKDGKEQNQGVAYLDDGTMIVVEDGREYVGSQLNVLVTSVLQTSAGRMIFAKRKLLEKAL; from the coding sequence ATGTTAAAACGGATCGTACAGCTCTTCTTTCTAGTAATCGGGGGAGCGTTAGGGATTTACTTAATCCCAAAAGTTATTAATGTATTAGACATCGGTGCTGTTCCTTTATTGGAAGGATCGTATGTTCGTGCGATTATTGGTGCAATTATTTTATTTTTAACAACATTTTGGCTTGTAGATTATATTGTTCAACTTATTAAGCATATTGAAGAGGCTCTTGTAAAGGCGCCTGTAGCAGATGTTTTATTTGGTACATTAGGATTGATCTCTGGTCTTATTGTTGCATATTTAATTTTAATACCGATTCGTGAATTTACAATTCCGGTTATTAGTACGGTGTTGCAAGTGTTCTTCACTCTTTTACTTGGATATTTAGGATTCCAAGTAGGATTTAAAAAGAGGAATGAATTGCTAGGATTATTTACATTACCCCAACGCGGAGGTAAGAAGAAAAATAATAGCGAGAACGAAGAGGTAGAAGCAGAAAAATCTACGACTCATTGGAAAATTCTCGATACGAGTGTAATTATCGATGGACGTATTGCTGATATTTGCCAAACGAAGTTTTTGGAAGGAACAATTGTGATTCCACAATTCGTATTAGAAGAGCTTCAGCATATTGCCGATTCTTCCGATGCTTTAAAGCGTAATCGTGGTCGCAGAGGACTAGACATTTTAAATCGTATTCAAAAAGAGATGCCGATTCCGGTAGAAATTTATGAAGGCGATTTCGAGGATATCCAAGAGGTGGATAGCAAACTTGTAAAGTTAGCAAAAATCACCGGTGGAACTGTAGTAACGAATGATTTCAACTTAAATAAAGTTTCTGAATTACAAGGAGTAACGGTGTTAAACATTAATGATTTAGCTAATGCAATTAAACCAGTTGTACTCCCTGGCGAAGAATTAAATGTTTATGTTGTGAAAGATGGTAAAGAGCAAAACCAAGGTGTTGCGTACTTAGATGATGGTACGATGATTGTAGTAGAAGATGGTAGAGAGTATGTAGGTTCGCAACTTAATGTACTGGTTACTAGCGTATTACAAACATCGGCTGGTCGTATGATTTTCGCAAAACGTAAATTATTAGAAAAAGCATTATAG
- the ispD gene encoding 2-C-methyl-D-erythritol 4-phosphate cytidylyltransferase: MYTLIIPAAGQGKRMGAGKNKLFLLINEVPIIVHTLRAFERDKECKSIVMAINEEERPYFEELMQKYPIEKQVQFIQGGAERQDSVYNAIQHASDVEYVLVHDGARPFVTNKVIQDVLTAAEKYGASICAVPVKDTVKKVEQGVVVETVERSQLKAVQTPQGFSVSLLLEAHRSAKQSCFLGTDDASLVERIGKQVGVVEGSYYNIKVTTPEDLLIAESFLHVQKK; this comes from the coding sequence ATGTATACATTAATTATTCCGGCAGCCGGCCAAGGAAAGCGGATGGGTGCTGGCAAAAATAAGTTGTTCTTACTTATAAACGAAGTACCGATTATCGTTCATACATTACGTGCTTTTGAAAGAGATAAAGAGTGCAAAAGTATTGTTATGGCAATTAACGAAGAGGAACGCCCGTATTTTGAGGAATTAATGCAGAAGTATCCGATTGAAAAACAGGTACAATTTATTCAGGGTGGAGCCGAAAGACAAGATAGTGTATATAACGCGATTCAGCATGCGAGTGATGTTGAATACGTTCTTGTACATGACGGAGCGCGCCCATTCGTAACGAATAAAGTGATTCAAGACGTATTAACAGCAGCAGAAAAATATGGAGCTTCCATTTGTGCAGTGCCAGTAAAGGATACAGTTAAGAAAGTAGAGCAAGGTGTTGTTGTCGAAACGGTAGAACGATCTCAGCTTAAGGCTGTACAAACACCGCAAGGGTTCTCTGTTTCTCTTTTGTTAGAAGCTCATAGAAGTGCAAAACAGAGTTGTTTTCTTGGTACAGATGATGCAAGTCTCGTGGAACGTATTGGTAAGCAAGTAGGTGTAGTAGAGGGGAGTTACTATAATATTAAAGTGACGACTCCAGAGGATTTACTAATTGCTGAAAGTTTCCTTCATGTTCAGAAAAAATAG
- the ispF gene encoding 2-C-methyl-D-erythritol 2,4-cyclodiphosphate synthase, with amino-acid sequence MFRIGQGFDVHEFAEGRPLIIGGITIPHEKGLIGHSDADVLLHTIADACLGAIAAGDIGKHFPDTDPAFKDADSAVLLQKVWEFVREQGYELGNLDCTIIAQKPKMAPHIESMRKRISELLETSIDNINVKATTTEKLGFTGREEGIASQAVVLLQKK; translated from the coding sequence ATGTTTCGAATTGGACAAGGTTTTGATGTGCATGAATTTGCGGAAGGTAGACCGTTAATTATTGGCGGAATTACAATTCCACACGAGAAAGGATTAATCGGTCATTCAGATGCAGATGTATTGTTACATACGATTGCTGATGCATGTTTAGGTGCCATTGCAGCAGGAGATATTGGAAAGCATTTTCCTGATACAGACCCAGCTTTTAAAGATGCAGATTCAGCTGTATTGTTACAAAAAGTTTGGGAATTTGTGCGTGAACAAGGTTACGAGTTAGGGAACTTAGATTGTACAATTATTGCTCAAAAGCCAAAAATGGCACCGCATATTGAAAGTATGCGTAAACGTATTAGTGAACTGTTAGAAACGTCTATAGATAACATTAATGTAAAGGCAACAACAACAGAGAAATTAGGATTTACAGGTAGAGAAGAAGGAATTGCTTCTCAAGCAGTGGTATTATTACAGAAAAAATAA
- the gltX gene encoding glutamate--tRNA ligase, whose protein sequence is MEKQVRVRYAPSPTGHLHIGNARTALFNYLFARHLDGKFIIRIEDTDVKRNVAGGEESQLKYLKWLGMDWDEGVDVGGEFGPYRQTERLDIYKKLYLDLLERGLAYKCYMTEEELEAEREGQISRGETPRYAGNHRDLTEEQMKEFEAEGRIPSIRFRVPADRDYTFKDIVKDEVAFHSNDFGDFVIVKKDGIPTYNFAVAVDDHLMEITHVLRGDDHISNTPKQMMIYEAFGWDIPQFGHMTLIVNESRKKLSKRDESIIQFIEQYKELGYLPEAIFNFIALLGWSPVGEEEIFSQEEFIKMFDAARLSKSPALFDSQKLKWMNNQYMKKQDLDTVVELSLPHLVKAGRIGETLSEQEQAWIRDVIALYHEQMSFGAEIVELSEMFFKDHVDHEEEGQEVLKGEQVPEVLRAFAGQVEALEAMEPAAIKAAIKAVQKETGHKGKNLFMPIRVATTGQTHGPELPNAIALLGKEKVLNRLQKVIG, encoded by the coding sequence ATGGAAAAGCAAGTGAGAGTGCGCTATGCGCCAAGTCCAACAGGACACTTACATATCGGAAATGCGCGTACGGCATTATTTAATTATTTATTTGCTCGTCATTTAGATGGCAAGTTTATTATTCGTATTGAAGATACTGATGTAAAACGTAACGTGGCTGGTGGAGAAGAAAGCCAATTAAAATACTTGAAATGGCTCGGTATGGACTGGGATGAAGGTGTTGATGTTGGTGGTGAATTTGGACCATATCGTCAAACAGAGCGTTTAGATATTTATAAAAAATTATATCTAGATTTATTAGAGCGTGGTTTAGCTTACAAATGTTATATGACAGAAGAAGAGCTAGAAGCAGAGCGTGAAGGACAAATTTCTCGTGGTGAAACACCTCGTTATGCAGGTAACCACCGTGATTTAACTGAAGAACAAATGAAAGAATTTGAAGCTGAGGGACGTATTCCAAGTATTCGTTTCCGTGTACCAGCTGATCGTGATTACACATTTAAAGATATCGTAAAAGATGAAGTAGCATTCCATTCAAATGATTTCGGTGATTTCGTTATCGTGAAAAAAGATGGAATTCCAACTTATAACTTTGCGGTAGCAGTAGATGATCACTTAATGGAAATTACACATGTACTTCGTGGTGATGACCATATTTCAAATACGCCAAAACAAATGATGATTTATGAAGCTTTCGGTTGGGATATCCCGCAATTTGGCCATATGACTTTAATTGTAAATGAAAGCCGTAAAAAATTAAGTAAGCGTGATGAATCTATTATTCAATTTATTGAGCAATATAAAGAGCTTGGATATCTTCCAGAAGCAATCTTTAACTTTATTGCACTACTAGGTTGGTCGCCGGTAGGAGAAGAAGAAATCTTCTCTCAAGAAGAGTTTATCAAAATGTTCGATGCAGCTCGTTTATCAAAATCACCTGCATTATTTGATTCTCAAAAATTAAAATGGATGAACAACCAATATATGAAAAAGCAAGATTTAGATACGGTGGTAGAATTAAGCTTACCGCATCTAGTGAAAGCTGGACGTATAGGTGAAACTTTAAGTGAACAAGAGCAAGCTTGGATTCGTGATGTAATTGCGTTATATCATGAACAAATGAGTTTTGGAGCTGAAATTGTAGAGCTTTCTGAAATGTTCTTCAAAGATCATGTTGATCATGAAGAAGAAGGACAAGAAGTATTAAAAGGTGAACAAGTACCAGAAGTACTTCGTGCATTTGCTGGTCAAGTAGAAGCACTAGAGGCGATGGAACCAGCAGCAATTAAGGCGGCTATTAAAGCAGTTCAAAAGGAAACAGGTCATAAAGGTAAAAACTTATTTATGCCAATCCGTGTTGCAACTACTGGTCAAACACATGGCCCAGAGCTTCCTAATGCTATTGCACTTCTTGGAAAAGAAAAAGTTTTAAATCGTCTTCAAAAAGTAATTGGTTAA
- the cysE gene encoding serine O-acetyltransferase, translated as MFKRLREDIEVVFEQDPAARGYFEVILTYSGLHAVWAHRIAHAFYKRDFFFLARFVSQVSRFFTGIEIHPGATIGRRFFIDHGMGVVIGETCEIGDNVTIYQGVTLGGTGKEKGKRHPTIQDNVLIATGAKVLGSITVGENSKIGAGSVVLKEVPAHSTVVGIPGRVVIQNGVKIGQELNHSDLPDPIFDKLKAMEVELDKLKKQLEVKVERKDKNDYSHL; from the coding sequence ATGTTTAAGAGGCTTCGGGAAGATATTGAAGTCGTTTTTGAACAGGATCCAGCGGCAAGAGGTTATTTCGAAGTCATTTTAACTTACTCTGGATTACATGCAGTTTGGGCTCATCGAATTGCACATGCTTTTTATAAAAGGGATTTTTTCTTTCTTGCACGTTTTGTTTCACAAGTTAGTCGTTTTTTTACTGGCATTGAGATTCATCCAGGAGCAACTATTGGTCGACGCTTTTTCATAGACCATGGAATGGGAGTTGTAATTGGAGAAACTTGTGAAATTGGTGATAATGTAACAATTTATCAAGGGGTTACATTAGGTGGTACAGGAAAAGAAAAAGGCAAGAGGCATCCAACAATTCAGGATAATGTATTAATTGCGACGGGTGCTAAAGTCCTTGGTTCTATTACTGTGGGAGAGAATTCTAAAATCGGGGCAGGGTCTGTCGTATTAAAAGAAGTTCCTGCACATTCTACAGTTGTAGGTATACCTGGCCGAGTCGTTATTCAAAATGGAGTAAAGATTGGTCAAGAATTAAATCACTCTGACCTTCCGGATCCAATTTTTGATAAATTAAAGGCTATGGAAGTAGAACTTGATAAATTGAAGAAACAACTGGAAGTAAAGGTAGAAAGGAAGGATAAAAATGACTATTCACATTTATAA
- the cysS gene encoding cysteine--tRNA ligase: MTIHIYNTLTRQKEEFVPLEENKVKMYVCGPTVYNYIHIGNARPPMVFDTVRRYLEYKGYDVQYVSNFTDVDDKLIKAANELGEDVPTIADRFVEAYFEDVTALGCKHATVHPRVTENMDIIIEFIQELVNKGYAYESEGDVYFKTKEFEGYGKLSHQPIADLRHGARIEVGEKKQDPLDFALWKAAKEGEIFWESPWGQGRPGWHIECSAMARKYLGDTIDIHAGGQDLAFPHHENEIAQSEALTGKTFARYWMHNGYININNEKMSKSLGNFILVHDIIKQYDPQLIRFFMLSVHYRHPINFSEELLQSTNNGLERIKTAYGNLKHRMESSTDLTDHNEKWLVEIEKFQTAFEEAMNDDFNTANAITELYNVANYANQYLLEEHTSKVVIEAYVKQLETLFDILGLELTQEELLDEEIEELIQKRIEARKNRDFALSDQIRDDLKGRNIILEDTAQGTRWKRG, encoded by the coding sequence ATGACTATTCACATTTATAATACGTTAACACGTCAAAAAGAAGAGTTTGTTCCATTAGAAGAAAATAAGGTAAAGATGTATGTATGCGGACCTACAGTCTATAACTACATTCATATTGGCAATGCAAGACCTCCTATGGTATTCGATACAGTACGTCGCTATCTAGAATATAAAGGGTACGATGTGCAATACGTATCGAACTTTACGGACGTAGATGATAAATTAATTAAAGCGGCAAATGAATTAGGTGAAGATGTACCGACAATTGCTGATCGTTTTGTTGAAGCGTACTTTGAAGATGTAACAGCGCTAGGTTGCAAACACGCAACAGTCCATCCTCGTGTAACAGAAAATATGGATATCATTATTGAATTTATTCAAGAACTTGTGAATAAAGGGTATGCATACGAATCAGAGGGTGATGTGTACTTTAAAACGAAGGAATTCGAAGGTTACGGTAAATTATCACATCAACCAATCGCAGATTTACGTCACGGTGCTCGTATTGAGGTAGGGGAAAAGAAACAAGACCCTCTTGATTTTGCTTTATGGAAAGCTGCGAAAGAAGGAGAAATCTTCTGGGAAAGCCCTTGGGGGCAAGGGCGTCCAGGGTGGCATATTGAATGCTCAGCAATGGCACGTAAGTACTTAGGGGATACAATTGACATTCATGCTGGTGGTCAAGACTTGGCGTTCCCGCATCATGAAAATGAAATTGCGCAGTCGGAAGCATTGACTGGAAAAACGTTTGCACGTTACTGGATGCATAATGGATATATTAATATTAACAATGAGAAGATGTCTAAATCGCTTGGTAACTTTATTTTAGTTCACGATATTATTAAGCAATACGACCCACAGTTAATTAGATTCTTTATGTTATCAGTACACTATCGTCATCCGATTAACTTTAGTGAAGAGTTATTACAAAGTACGAATAATGGGCTGGAAAGAATTAAAACAGCTTATGGAAACTTAAAGCATCGTATGGAAAGCAGTACGGATTTAACAGACCATAATGAGAAATGGTTAGTTGAAATAGAGAAATTCCAGACTGCATTTGAAGAGGCAATGAATGATGACTTTAACACTGCGAATGCAATTACCGAATTATACAATGTAGCCAATTATGCAAATCAATATTTACTTGAAGAGCATACATCTAAAGTTGTGATCGAAGCATACGTAAAACAATTGGAAACGTTATTTGATATTTTAGGATTAGAATTAACGCAAGAAGAATTGCTGGATGAAGAAATTGAAGAACTTATCCAAAAGCGCATTGAGGCTCGTAAAAATCGCGATTTCGCATTGTCTGATCAAATTCGTGACGATTTAAAAGGACGTAATATTATTTTAGAAGATACCGCTCAAGGTACAAGATGGAAAAGAGGATAA
- a CDS encoding Mini-ribonuclease 3, giving the protein MIDAKQLNSLALAYMGDAVYEQYIRYHLLQKGKVRPNQLHRLGTSFVSAKAQAKVVYHLLETSFLTEEEEAVLRRGRNANSGTVPKNTDVQTYRHSTAFEALIGYHHLLNNRERLDEIVYKAIAVLEEKEGGTSS; this is encoded by the coding sequence ATGATTGATGCAAAGCAATTAAACAGCTTGGCGTTAGCGTATATGGGTGATGCGGTATATGAACAATATATCCGCTATCACCTCCTTCAAAAAGGAAAGGTTCGCCCTAATCAATTACATCGCTTAGGGACGAGCTTTGTTTCAGCAAAAGCACAGGCGAAAGTTGTTTATCATTTATTAGAGACGTCGTTTTTGACAGAGGAAGAAGAGGCGGTATTAAGAAGAGGACGTAATGCAAATTCAGGTACGGTTCCGAAAAATACGGATGTACAAACATATCGACATAGTACAGCCTTTGAAGCGCTAATTGGTTATCATCATTTATTAAATAACCGTGAAAGATTAGACGAAATTGTATATAAGGCAATTGCAGTTTTAGAAGAAAAGGAAGGGGGCACATCATCATGA
- the rlmB gene encoding 23S rRNA (guanosine(2251)-2'-O)-methyltransferase RlmB — MSSEYIIGRNPVIEALRSGRDINKIWIAEGAAKGQVQIVLALAKENKVILQHAPKKKLDQLVEGNHQGVIAQVAAYQYAELEDLFKVAEKRNEDPFFLILDEIEDPHNLGSIMRTADATGAHGIIIPKRRAVGLTASVAKASTGAIEYIPVARVTNLSRTIDELKERGLWIAGTDAKGKTDYRNLDGKMPIGLVIGSEGKGMSRIIGEKCDFLITLPMVGKVTSLNASVAASLLMYEVYRKRHEIGK, encoded by the coding sequence ATGAGTAGTGAATATATTATCGGACGTAACCCTGTAATTGAAGCGTTACGATCAGGGAGAGATATTAATAAAATTTGGATCGCAGAAGGTGCTGCCAAAGGACAAGTGCAGATTGTACTAGCGTTAGCGAAAGAAAATAAGGTTATTTTACAACATGCACCAAAGAAAAAGTTAGATCAATTAGTTGAGGGTAATCATCAAGGTGTAATCGCTCAAGTAGCTGCATATCAGTATGCGGAGTTAGAAGATTTATTCAAAGTGGCAGAAAAACGTAATGAAGATCCATTCTTCTTAATTTTAGATGAGATTGAAGATCCGCATAACTTAGGTTCTATTATGCGTACTGCTGATGCGACAGGAGCTCATGGGATTATTATTCCAAAGAGAAGGGCTGTGGGGCTTACAGCGTCAGTTGCGAAAGCATCAACAGGAGCAATTGAATACATTCCTGTTGCACGCGTAACGAACTTATCCCGTACAATTGATGAATTAAAAGAACGTGGACTTTGGATTGCTGGTACAGATGCCAAAGGAAAAACGGATTATCGTAATTTAGATGGTAAAATGCCGATTGGGTTAGTAATTGGTAGTGAAGGAAAAGGTATGAGCCGTATTATTGGTGAAAAGTGTGATTTCCTAATCACTCTACCGATGGTTGGTAAAGTTACATCCTTAAATGCTTCCGTAGCCGCAAGTTTGTTAATGTATGAGGTATATCGTAAACGTCACGAAATTGGTAAATAA
- a CDS encoding NYN domain-containing protein gives MNDILIVDGYNIIGAWGDLKKLRDVDLQSSRDALIDKMADYQGYTGTKVMIVFDAYTVHGIEKKMKQSRVEVIFTRKNQTADEKIEQLAIELRNINTRIYVATSDYTEQWVIFAQGALRKSARELELEVQAMEQQVRRRTKDTKEQQPAMRKIFSKDITEKLEKLRRGER, from the coding sequence ATGAACGATATTTTAATCGTTGACGGTTACAACATTATCGGAGCTTGGGGAGATTTGAAGAAACTGCGGGATGTAGATTTACAATCATCAAGAGATGCACTTATTGATAAGATGGCGGATTATCAAGGTTATACAGGCACAAAAGTGATGATAGTCTTTGATGCCTATACAGTACATGGTATTGAAAAAAAGATGAAACAATCTCGTGTGGAAGTAATATTCACACGAAAGAATCAAACTGCAGATGAAAAGATAGAGCAACTTGCGATAGAGCTTAGAAATATAAATACACGAATATATGTTGCGACTTCTGATTACACGGAACAATGGGTTATATTTGCGCAAGGTGCCCTTCGGAAATCTGCGCGTGAATTAGAGTTGGAAGTACAGGCAATGGAGCAACAAGTAAGAAGGCGTACAAAAGACACGAAAGAACAGCAACCCGCCATGCGAAAGATATTTAGTAAAGATATTACAGAAAAATTAGAAAAATTAAGAAGAGGAGAGCGTTGA
- a CDS encoding RNA polymerase sporulation sigma factor SigH produces MEAGFVSVGDVTFRDLEDEAIVELVRKGNTDALEYLIHKYKNFVRAKSRSYFLVGADREDIVQEGMIGLFKAIRDYKEDKLSSFKAFAELCITRQIITAIKTATRQKHIPLNSYVSLDKPIYDEESDRTLLDVISEAKVTDPEEMIISQEEYTDIESKISELLSDLERKVLSLYLDGRSYQEISEQLNRHVKSIDNALQRVKRKLERYMEMRESTTLNS; encoded by the coding sequence GTGGAAGCAGGCTTCGTAAGTGTAGGCGACGTTACATTTCGTGATTTAGAGGATGAGGCAATCGTTGAGTTAGTTCGAAAAGGTAATACTGACGCTCTAGAATATTTAATTCACAAGTATAAGAACTTTGTTCGCGCGAAATCAAGATCTTACTTTTTAGTGGGTGCCGATCGAGAAGACATTGTTCAAGAAGGTATGATAGGGTTGTTTAAAGCAATTCGTGATTATAAAGAGGACAAGCTGTCTTCATTCAAAGCATTTGCTGAACTGTGTATCACTCGACAAATTATTACCGCTATTAAAACGGCAACAAGACAAAAACATATTCCCTTAAATTCATATGTGTCTTTAGATAAGCCGATTTACGATGAGGAATCTGATCGAACATTATTGGATGTTATTTCTGAAGCGAAGGTAACTGATCCTGAAGAGATGATTATTAGCCAAGAAGAATATACAGACATAGAATCAAAAATATCAGAATTATTAAGCGATTTAGAAAGAAAAGTACTTTCTTTATATCTAGATGGGCGTTCTTATCAAGAGATTTCAGAACAGTTAAACAGACATGTGAAATCTATTGATAACGCTTTACAGCGGGTGAAGAGGAAATTGGAACGATATATGGAAATGCGAGAAAGTACAACTTTAAATTCATAA
- the rpmG gene encoding 50S ribosomal protein L33, with translation MRKKVVLSCEECKNRNYSTMKDTSSIERLEIKKFCKTCNQHTVHKETK, from the coding sequence ATGAGGAAAAAAGTTGTACTCTCATGTGAAGAGTGTAAAAATCGAAACTACTCTACTATGAAAGATACGAGCTCAATAGAGCGACTTGAAATAAAAAAGTTTTGTAAAACATGCAATCAGCATACAGTTCACAAGGAAACAAAATAA
- the secE gene encoding preprotein translocase subunit SecE, with protein MRLTNFFGDVGREMKKVSWPKKDELLRSTATVVATVVFFAIFFAVVDMGISSLIRLILG; from the coding sequence ATGCGTTTAACGAACTTTTTCGGCGATGTAGGTCGCGAAATGAAAAAAGTAAGTTGGCCTAAAAAAGATGAATTACTCCGCTCAACAGCGACTGTTGTTGCTACAGTTGTGTTCTTTGCGATTTTCTTCGCAGTAGTTGATATGGGCATTTCTTCTTTAATTCGGTTAATTCTTGGTTAA
- the nusG gene encoding transcription termination/antitermination protein NusG produces MEKSWYVVHTYSGYENKVKANLEKRVESMGMQDKIFRVVVPEEVEVEMKNGKEKLMKRKVFPGYVLVELIMTDDSWYVVRNTPGVTGFVGSSGSGSKPSPLLEEEVVTIMKHMGMDNEVVDFDFELHETVRVNEGPFADYTGAIEEIDVEKKKVSVLVDMFGRETPVELDFHQIEKL; encoded by the coding sequence ATGGAAAAAAGTTGGTATGTTGTCCATACTTATTCTGGATATGAAAATAAAGTAAAAGCAAACCTAGAGAAGCGTGTAGAATCAATGGGTATGCAAGATAAAATTTTCCGTGTTGTTGTCCCGGAAGAAGTAGAAGTAGAAATGAAAAACGGAAAAGAAAAATTAATGAAAAGAAAAGTGTTCCCAGGTTATGTATTAGTAGAATTAATCATGACTGATGATTCTTGGTATGTTGTACGTAACACGCCGGGTGTAACTGGGTTCGTTGGTTCTTCTGGTTCTGGATCTAAGCCATCGCCTCTATTAGAAGAGGAAGTTGTTACCATTATGAAACATATGGGAATGGACAACGAAGTGGTTGATTTCGACTTTGAACTTCATGAGACAGTACGTGTAAATGAGGGGCCATTCGCAGATTATACAGGTGCTATTGAAGAAATTGATGTGGAGAAGAAAAAGGTTAGTGTACTTGTGGACATGTTTGGTCGCGAGACTCCAGTTGAACTTGACTTCCATCAAATTGAAAAATTATAA